In Cololabis saira isolate AMF1-May2022 chromosome 10, fColSai1.1, whole genome shotgun sequence, a single window of DNA contains:
- the LOC133452633 gene encoding spindlin-1-like isoform X1, producing MGESALQRQTYVKLLIRKRSIGELSESSASTLSPDPDNLLGRRIQHTWREKGNVTKWKGTVLERLAVNSSLYMVKYDGFDCVYGIEIFKDNRVSNLQVLSEKVVNNKIKVPPGAEELVGRAVEHLFEKEDGEKNEWRGMVLSRAPIMTHWYYITYEKDPVLYMYQLWDDYKDGDLRVLPESENKHLLPADRKPGEEPESLVGKQVEYVTDNGLKRTGLVIYQVPAKPTVYYIKYDDDVHIHVYDLVKST from the exons GAAACGGAGCATTGGAGAGCTGAGTGAAAGCTCAGCATCGACCTTAAGCCCAGACCCTGACAATCTCCTGGGCCGCAGGATCCAGCACACCTGGAGGGAGAAGGGAAACGTGACCAAGTGGAAAGGCACCGTTCTGGAGCGCCTAGCTGTGAACAGCTCCCTCTATATGGTCAAATATGACGGCTTCGATTGTGTCTACGGCATTGAGATCTTCAAAGACAACCGGGTATCTAACCTGCAGGTTTTGTCAGAGAAAGTCG TAAACAATAAAATTAAGGTTCCTCCTGGGGCAGAGGAGCTGGTGGGACGAGCAGTGGAGCATCTGTTTGAGAAGGAGGATGGGGAGAAAAATGAGTGGCGAGGTATGGTGTTGTCCCGAGCCCCCATCATGACCCACTGGTATTATATCACCTACGAGAAGGACCCAGTGCTGTACATGTACCAGCTTTGGGATGATTATAAGGATGGAGACCTGCGCGTCCTGCCGGAGTCAG AGAATAAACATCTGCTGCCTGCAGACAGGAAGCCGGGTGAAGAGCCAGAGAGCCTCGTGGGTAAACAGGTAGAGTACGTCACAGATAACGGTCTGAAGAGGACGGGCTTGGTCATCTACCAGGTCCCCGCCAAGCCCACTGTATACTACATAAAATATGACGATGACGTCCACATCCATGTCTACGATCTGGTGAAGTCCACCTAG
- the LOC133452633 gene encoding spindlin-Z-like isoform X3, translated as MSKKRGRKRSIGELSESSASTLSPDPDNLLGRRIQHTWREKGNVTKWKGTVLERLAVNSSLYMVKYDGFDCVYGIEIFKDNRVSNLQVLSEKVVNNKIKVPPGAEELVGRAVEHLFEKEDGEKNEWRGMVLSRAPIMTHWYYITYEKDPVLYMYQLWDDYKDGDLRVLPESENKHLLPADRKPGEEPESLVGKQVEYVTDNGLKRTGLVIYQVPAKPTVYYIKYDDDVHIHVYDLVKST; from the exons GAAACGGAGCATTGGAGAGCTGAGTGAAAGCTCAGCATCGACCTTAAGCCCAGACCCTGACAATCTCCTGGGCCGCAGGATCCAGCACACCTGGAGGGAGAAGGGAAACGTGACCAAGTGGAAAGGCACCGTTCTGGAGCGCCTAGCTGTGAACAGCTCCCTCTATATGGTCAAATATGACGGCTTCGATTGTGTCTACGGCATTGAGATCTTCAAAGACAACCGGGTATCTAACCTGCAGGTTTTGTCAGAGAAAGTCG TAAACAATAAAATTAAGGTTCCTCCTGGGGCAGAGGAGCTGGTGGGACGAGCAGTGGAGCATCTGTTTGAGAAGGAGGATGGGGAGAAAAATGAGTGGCGAGGTATGGTGTTGTCCCGAGCCCCCATCATGACCCACTGGTATTATATCACCTACGAGAAGGACCCAGTGCTGTACATGTACCAGCTTTGGGATGATTATAAGGATGGAGACCTGCGCGTCCTGCCGGAGTCAG AGAATAAACATCTGCTGCCTGCAGACAGGAAGCCGGGTGAAGAGCCAGAGAGCCTCGTGGGTAAACAGGTAGAGTACGTCACAGATAACGGTCTGAAGAGGACGGGCTTGGTCATCTACCAGGTCCCCGCCAAGCCCACTGTATACTACATAAAATATGACGATGACGTCCACATCCATGTCTACGATCTGGTGAAGTCCACCTAG
- the fzr1a gene encoding fizzy/cell division cycle 20 related 1a — MDQDYEYRLLRQINIQNENASPIKAVGAVRSLTPTSSPLSSPSKHGDRFIPSRAGANWSVNFHRINEIEKSHNQNRKTKDGTTDSNKADGLAYSALLKNELLGAGIEKVQDPQSEDRRLQPSTPAKRSLFSYSVSTKRALPEEDGNTVSPYSLSPVSSNSQKLLRSPRKPTRKISKIPFKVLDAPELQDDFYLNLVDWSSLNVLSVGLGTCVYLWSACTSQVTRLCDLSVEGDSVTSVGWSERGNLVAVGTHKGYVQIWDAAAGKKLSVLEGHTARVGALAWNADQLSSGSRDRIILQRDIRAPPLQSERRLQGHRQEVCGLKWSTDHQLLASGGNDNKLLVWNHSSVLPVQQYTEHLAAVKAIAWSPHQHGLLASGGGTADRCIRFWNTLTGQPLQCTDTGSQVCNLAWSKHTNELVSTHGYSQNQILVWKYPSLTQVAKLTGHSYRVLYLAMSPDGEAIVTGAGDETLRFWNVFSKMRSTKESVSVLNLFTRIR; from the exons ATGGATCAAGACTATGAGTACAGGCTGCTCAGACAGATTAATATCCAAAATGAGAACGCAAGCCCCATA AAAGCTGTGGGAGCAGTGCGATCTCTGACACCCACCAGCTCCCCGCTGTCCTCCCCTAGCAAGCATGGTGATCGCTTCATTCCCTCCCGGGCTGGAGCCAACTGGAGTGTCAACTTCCACCGCATTAAT GAAATTGAAAAGTCACACAATCAAAACAGGAAAACCAAAGATGGCACCACCGACAGCAACAAAG CGGATGGGTTAGCCTATTCAGCTCTGTTGAAGAATGAACTGCTTGGAGCGGGAATCGAGAAGGTCCAGGACCCCCAGTCCGAGGACCGTCGTTTACAGCCATCAACCCCTGCCAAGAGGAGCCTTTTTAGT TATTCTGTAAGCACAAAGAGGGCTTTGCCAGAAGAAGATGGAAACACTGTTTCTCCATATTCTCTATCACCTGTTAGTAGCAACAG CCAGAAACTGTTACGGTCGCCAAGAAAGCCTACGCGGAAGATTTCTAAAATTCCTTTCAAAGTTCTGGATGCCCCGGAGCTTCAAGATGATTTCTACCTCAACCTGGTGGACTGGTCTTCCCTAAATGTGCTCAGCGTTGGACTGGGCACCTGCGTATACCTGTGGAGTGCCTGTACCAGCcag GTGACACGTCTTTGTGACCTTTCTGTAGAAGGAGATTCTGTGACGTCAGTTGGCTGGTCAGAGAGG GGTAACCTGGTAGCAGTGGGCACTCATAAAGGCTATGTCCAGATCTGGGATGCAGCAGCAGGGAAGAAGCTCTCTGTACTAGAGGGACACACAGCCAGAGTAG GTGCTTTGGCATGGAATGCAGACCAGCTGTCGTCTGGGAGCCGTGATCGGATAATCCTGCAGCGGGACATCAGAGCGCCACCTCTGCAGTCAGAGCGCCGTCTCCAAGGGCATAGACAGGAAGTCTGTGGTCTCAAGTGGAGCACAGACCACCAGTTGCTGGCGTCAGGTGGAAATGATAACAAG CTACTCGTCTGGAACCACTCGAGCGTGCTGCCTGTACAGCAGTACACAGAGCACTTGGCTGCAGTAAAAGCCATTGCCTGGTCACCTCACCAGCACGGGTTGCTGGCTTCTGGAGGCGGCACAGCTGACCGCTGTATCCGCTTCTGGAACACCCTGACCGGCCAGCCCTTGCAATGCACTGACACCGGCTCGCAGGTCTGCAACCTGGCCTGGTCCAAACACACAAACGAACTG GTCAGCACACACGGTTATTCCCAGAACCAGATTCTGGTGTGGAAGTATCCCTCTCTAACTCAAGTGGCCAAACTCACAGGACATTCCTACAGAGTACTCTACCTG GCCATGTCGCCTGATGGGGAGGCCATTGTGACGGGGGCTGGAGATGAAACACTGAGGTTCTGGAACGTCTTCAGTAAGATGAGATCCACTAAG GAATCAGTCTCTGTGTTAAACTTGTTCACCAGGATCCGATAG
- the LOC133452633 gene encoding spindlin-Z-like isoform X2 yields MNLWKYVEEARKRSIGELSESSASTLSPDPDNLLGRRIQHTWREKGNVTKWKGTVLERLAVNSSLYMVKYDGFDCVYGIEIFKDNRVSNLQVLSEKVVNNKIKVPPGAEELVGRAVEHLFEKEDGEKNEWRGMVLSRAPIMTHWYYITYEKDPVLYMYQLWDDYKDGDLRVLPESENKHLLPADRKPGEEPESLVGKQVEYVTDNGLKRTGLVIYQVPAKPTVYYIKYDDDVHIHVYDLVKST; encoded by the exons GAAACGGAGCATTGGAGAGCTGAGTGAAAGCTCAGCATCGACCTTAAGCCCAGACCCTGACAATCTCCTGGGCCGCAGGATCCAGCACACCTGGAGGGAGAAGGGAAACGTGACCAAGTGGAAAGGCACCGTTCTGGAGCGCCTAGCTGTGAACAGCTCCCTCTATATGGTCAAATATGACGGCTTCGATTGTGTCTACGGCATTGAGATCTTCAAAGACAACCGGGTATCTAACCTGCAGGTTTTGTCAGAGAAAGTCG TAAACAATAAAATTAAGGTTCCTCCTGGGGCAGAGGAGCTGGTGGGACGAGCAGTGGAGCATCTGTTTGAGAAGGAGGATGGGGAGAAAAATGAGTGGCGAGGTATGGTGTTGTCCCGAGCCCCCATCATGACCCACTGGTATTATATCACCTACGAGAAGGACCCAGTGCTGTACATGTACCAGCTTTGGGATGATTATAAGGATGGAGACCTGCGCGTCCTGCCGGAGTCAG AGAATAAACATCTGCTGCCTGCAGACAGGAAGCCGGGTGAAGAGCCAGAGAGCCTCGTGGGTAAACAGGTAGAGTACGTCACAGATAACGGTCTGAAGAGGACGGGCTTGGTCATCTACCAGGTCCCCGCCAAGCCCACTGTATACTACATAAAATATGACGATGACGTCCACATCCATGTCTACGATCTGGTGAAGTCCACCTAG